A single genomic interval of Methylobacterium bullatum harbors:
- the ynfE gene encoding Putative dimethyl sulfoxide reductase chain YnfE → MAREVVIGACPHDCPDTCSILTTVEDGKAIAVRGNPDHPFTKGRLCVKVNDYQNRVYSDQRVLYPMKRVGPKGSGQFARIGWDEALDEIAGRWKAIIAESGAKAILPYSYLGTQGIINGLNVGDPLFNKLGASVCERTFCDSGACTAYMMTIGHTPGVDPESFVHSKYIILWACNTLSTNSHHWPFIEQAKRNGAKLVVIDPVRTRTARLADWHIPIQPGTDGALAMAMMHIIIKEGLTDRDYIDKHTLGFDELAVRCEAYTPEFASAETGIPVEDILKLTREYATTPAAVVRIGVAVERHAGGGQTVRAIACLPALIGAWKHVGGGLLQLPIWAFPVNWAGLMRPDLQPESMRVINSWRLGPALTGEMPLDPPIRALFVYNANPMAMVSQQQTIERGLAREDLFTVVSEHFLTDTARYADIVLPATTQLEQADIMFSWGHLYLSYNNPAIAPLGEAVPNTELFRRLAKAMDIDDPFFFRSDDAMIADSMDWSSPVLAGITLDELKQKGYMRLTMDAADSWAPHRDGNFPTASGKCEFKSSLAEGGNFVVPLFRQGYGGDQAGEPVDSLPHYLPPNESRRTAPALAERFPLSLISPKSHAFMNSNYGNLPAQVAQAGEQQAVLLHPEDAGPRGIVAGTPIRVFNERGAFEAFATLSADVMRGVVVAPAGFWQRSNQRGPTVHALTPPAFADLGRAPTFSDMLVDVAAA, encoded by the coding sequence ATGGCTCGCGAAGTCGTCATCGGCGCATGCCCGCACGATTGCCCCGATACCTGCTCGATCCTCACGACGGTGGAGGATGGCAAGGCGATCGCGGTGCGGGGTAACCCGGATCACCCCTTCACGAAGGGGCGCCTGTGCGTAAAGGTCAACGATTACCAGAACCGGGTCTACAGCGACCAGCGCGTGCTCTACCCGATGAAGCGCGTCGGCCCGAAGGGAAGCGGCCAGTTCGCGCGGATCGGCTGGGACGAGGCGCTGGACGAGATCGCCGGCCGCTGGAAGGCCATCATCGCCGAGAGTGGCGCCAAGGCGATCCTGCCCTACAGCTATCTGGGCACCCAGGGCATCATCAACGGACTCAACGTCGGCGATCCCCTCTTCAACAAGCTCGGCGCCAGCGTCTGCGAGCGCACCTTCTGCGATTCGGGTGCCTGTACCGCCTACATGATGACGATCGGCCATACGCCGGGCGTCGATCCGGAGAGCTTCGTCCATTCGAAGTACATCATCCTGTGGGCCTGCAACACGCTCAGCACCAACTCGCACCACTGGCCGTTCATCGAGCAGGCCAAGCGGAACGGTGCCAAGCTCGTGGTGATCGATCCCGTCCGCACCCGCACGGCGCGGCTGGCCGACTGGCACATCCCGATTCAGCCCGGCACCGATGGCGCCCTGGCGATGGCGATGATGCACATCATCATCAAGGAAGGACTGACGGACCGCGATTACATCGACAAGCACACTCTGGGTTTCGACGAGCTCGCCGTGCGGTGCGAGGCTTACACGCCGGAATTCGCCTCTGCCGAGACAGGTATCCCGGTCGAGGACATCCTGAAGCTCACCCGTGAATACGCCACGACACCGGCAGCGGTGGTGCGGATCGGCGTGGCGGTGGAGCGCCATGCGGGTGGCGGCCAGACCGTCCGTGCGATCGCTTGTCTTCCGGCGCTGATCGGCGCCTGGAAACATGTCGGCGGCGGCCTGCTCCAATTGCCGATCTGGGCCTTCCCGGTGAATTGGGCCGGTCTGATGCGGCCGGATCTCCAGCCGGAATCGATGCGGGTCATCAATTCCTGGCGCCTCGGCCCGGCTCTCACCGGGGAGATGCCCCTCGACCCGCCGATCCGCGCGCTGTTCGTCTACAACGCAAACCCGATGGCGATGGTCTCGCAGCAGCAGACGATCGAACGCGGTCTCGCACGCGAAGACCTGTTCACGGTGGTGAGCGAGCATTTCCTCACCGACACCGCGCGTTACGCCGACATCGTGCTGCCGGCCACGACCCAGCTCGAACAGGCGGACATCATGTTCTCCTGGGGGCATCTCTACCTGTCCTACAACAACCCGGCCATCGCCCCCCTCGGCGAGGCGGTGCCGAACACCGAGTTGTTCCGCCGGCTGGCCAAGGCCATGGACATCGACGATCCGTTCTTCTTCCGCTCGGACGACGCGATGATCGCGGATTCGATGGACTGGTCGAGCCCGGTGCTGGCCGGCATCACCCTCGATGAGTTGAAACAGAAGGGCTACATGCGCCTGACCATGGACGCGGCCGATTCCTGGGCGCCCCATCGCGACGGCAACTTCCCGACGGCCTCCGGCAAGTGCGAGTTCAAGTCGAGCCTGGCCGAAGGCGGCAACTTCGTGGTGCCGTTGTTCCGCCAGGGCTACGGCGGCGATCAGGCGGGTGAGCCGGTCGATTCGCTGCCGCACTATCTGCCACCGAACGAGAGCCGCCGCACCGCACCGGCGCTGGCCGAGCGCTTCCCCCTCAGCCTGATCTCGCCGAAGAGCCACGCGTTCATGAACTCGAACTACGGCAACCTTCCGGCCCAGGTGGCGCAGGCGGGCGAGCAGCAGGCGGTGCTGCTGCACCCGGAGGATGCCGGGCCGCGCGGCATCGTGGCCGGAACGCCGATCCGCGTGTTCAACGAAAGGGGCGCCTTCGAGGCCTTCGCCACCCTCTCGGCCGACGTGATGCGCGGAGTCGTCGTCGCCCCGGCGGGCTTCTGGCAGCGCTCCAACCAGCGCGGCCCCACCGTCCACGCCCTGACACCCCCGGCCTTCGCCGATCTCGGCCGCGCCCCGACCTTCTCGGACATGCTCGTGGACGTGGCCGCCGCCTGA
- the fdxA_2 gene encoding Ferredoxin-2: MAYVVTDACRGCRYTECVTVCPVECFHLDEQMTYIDPENCIDCGGCAPICPVGAIHPSWQMPAGKAEWVEINRLRAAETPVIAARIPPLPGADEQARRLAS, translated from the coding sequence ATGGCTTATGTCGTCACCGATGCGTGTCGCGGGTGTCGCTACACCGAATGCGTCACCGTCTGTCCCGTCGAATGCTTCCATCTCGACGAGCAGATGACCTACATCGACCCCGAGAACTGCATCGATTGCGGCGGCTGCGCGCCGATCTGCCCGGTCGGCGCGATCCACCCGTCCTGGCAGATGCCGGCGGGCAAGGCCGAATGGGTCGAGATCAATCGCCTGCGGGCGGCCGAGACCCCGGTGATCGCCGCCAGGATCCCGCCGCTGCCCGGCGCCGACGAGCAGGCGAGGCGGCTGGCCTCATGA
- the fprB gene encoding putative ferredoxin/ferredoxin--NADP reductase: protein MSALPRIAVVGSGPAGFYATEALLRSGVPVAVDLFERLPAPFGLVRFGVAPDHPKLKQVTTVFDRIAGLPGFRFVGGVEVGTEVSVAEMSACYHAVILANGASLDRRMGIPGEDLAGSHQAGAFIGWYNGHPDAAGLSFDLSMERAVVIGHGNVALDVARILLKTPDELRHTDIAAHALEALAESRIREVQIVGRGGVERARFSPKELGEFGALADCVTGLDPDDLPEGVPEPPMDAGAEARANAAVLRGFAEAEGATAKRRRCLIRFGLEPVRLAGEVRVDGLHLRRTGSDRTIAIACGLVISSIGRRTAPMAGIPYDARAGVHANLGGRIVTDGVPVPGLYTCGWSKRGPHGTIGTNRACGVETAAAVLADLATLPVPIGNADALVAGLAERAGHSIDYAAWRRIEAAETARGQAAGKPREKFVTRAEMLAVASEAA from the coding sequence ATGAGCGCGCTTCCTCGCATCGCGGTCGTCGGGAGCGGTCCGGCCGGGTTCTACGCGACCGAGGCGCTCCTGCGCTCCGGCGTGCCGGTCGCGGTGGACCTGTTCGAGCGCCTGCCCGCACCGTTCGGCCTCGTCCGGTTCGGCGTCGCGCCGGACCACCCGAAGTTGAAGCAGGTGACCACGGTGTTCGACCGGATCGCCGGCTTGCCCGGCTTCCGCTTCGTCGGCGGGGTCGAAGTCGGGACCGAGGTGAGCGTCGCCGAAATGAGCGCCTGCTATCATGCCGTGATCCTCGCCAACGGCGCCTCCCTCGACCGGCGGATGGGCATTCCGGGCGAGGATCTGGCTGGCAGCCATCAGGCGGGGGCGTTCATCGGCTGGTACAACGGCCATCCCGACGCGGCCGGCCTGTCCTTCGACCTGTCGATGGAGCGGGCGGTGGTGATCGGGCACGGCAACGTCGCCCTCGATGTCGCCCGCATCCTCCTCAAGACCCCGGACGAGCTGCGCCATACCGACATCGCCGCCCACGCGCTGGAGGCCCTGGCCGAGAGCCGGATCCGGGAGGTTCAGATCGTCGGGCGCGGCGGGGTGGAGCGCGCGCGCTTCTCCCCGAAGGAACTCGGCGAGTTCGGCGCGCTCGCCGATTGCGTCACCGGGCTTGATCCGGACGACCTGCCGGAGGGCGTTCCGGAACCGCCGATGGACGCCGGCGCGGAGGCACGCGCCAACGCCGCCGTCCTGCGCGGCTTCGCCGAGGCCGAAGGCGCGACCGCCAAGCGGCGGCGCTGCCTGATCCGCTTCGGCTTGGAGCCCGTCCGCCTGGCGGGGGAGGTCCGGGTGGACGGCCTGCATCTGCGCCGGACCGGCTCGGACCGGACCATCGCCATCGCTTGCGGGCTCGTTATCTCCAGCATCGGGCGCCGGACCGCGCCGATGGCGGGAATCCCCTACGACGCTCGGGCAGGGGTGCACGCCAATCTCGGCGGCCGGATCGTCACGGACGGCGTGCCGGTGCCCGGCCTCTACACCTGTGGCTGGAGTAAGCGCGGCCCCCACGGCACGATCGGGACGAACCGTGCCTGCGGCGTGGAGACGGCGGCGGCCGTCCTCGCCGACCTCGCGACCCTCCCGGTTCCTATCGGGAACGCCGACGCCCTGGTGGCCGGCCTCGCGGAGCGGGCTGGGCACAGCATCGACTACGCCGCCTGGCGCCGGATCGAAGCCGCCGAAACCGCCCGCGGGCAAGCGGCCGGAAAACCCCGCGAAAAGTTCGTGACGCGCGCCGAGATGCTCGCGGTCGCCAGCGAGGCCGCCTGA
- the moaA_2 gene encoding Cyclic pyranopterin monophosphate synthase gives MMAQNAASTCGLIDGFGRRVTYLRLSVTDRCDLRCVYCMSEDMTFRSRRDILSLDELARLARLFIARGIDKLRITGGEPLVRPGILGLFEELSQLLRDGSLRELTLTTNGTQLARFAEDLARTGVRRINVSLDTLDPERFRMLTRGGSLAKVLDGIAAARAAGLAVKLNAVALRDGTESEIHDLIAFAHDRSMTLSLIETMPLGDVGVDRLDQYLPLDALRRRIEERWTLIDVPMRSGGPARYARVAETGGLIGFITPHTHNFCADCNRVRITASGTLHTCLGQDDATDLRTLLRAGGTDDDLVRIIDVALGRKPKGHDFVLSRGAATQLARRMSETGG, from the coding sequence ATGATGGCACAGAATGCGGCCTCGACCTGCGGGCTCATCGACGGCTTCGGACGGCGCGTGACCTACCTGCGCCTCTCGGTCACCGACCGGTGCGACCTGCGCTGTGTTTACTGCATGTCGGAAGACATGACCTTTCGCTCTCGACGGGACATCCTCAGCCTGGACGAATTGGCTCGGCTGGCGCGTCTGTTCATTGCCCGTGGCATCGACAAGCTGCGCATTACCGGGGGGGAGCCGCTGGTGCGGCCCGGCATCCTCGGCCTGTTCGAGGAACTCTCCCAGCTGCTCCGGGACGGCTCGCTGCGCGAACTGACCCTTACGACGAACGGAACGCAGCTCGCCCGCTTCGCCGAGGATCTGGCCCGGACGGGGGTGCGCCGGATCAACGTCTCGCTCGACACCCTCGACCCGGAGCGCTTCCGGATGCTGACCCGTGGCGGTTCCCTCGCCAAGGTGCTGGACGGGATCGCCGCGGCCCGCGCGGCGGGTCTCGCGGTCAAGCTCAACGCGGTCGCATTGCGGGACGGGACGGAGAGCGAGATCCACGATCTCATCGCCTTCGCCCACGACCGGAGCATGACGCTGAGCCTCATCGAGACCATGCCGCTCGGCGATGTCGGCGTCGACCGCCTCGATCAGTACCTGCCCCTGGACGCCTTGCGCCGGCGGATCGAGGAGCGCTGGACGCTCATCGACGTCCCCATGCGAAGCGGCGGCCCGGCCCGCTACGCGCGTGTCGCCGAGACGGGCGGCCTGATCGGCTTCATCACCCCGCACACCCACAATTTCTGCGCGGATTGCAACCGGGTGCGGATCACGGCCTCGGGGACGCTGCACACCTGCCTGGGCCAGGACGACGCGACGGACCTGCGGACCCTCCTGCGAGCCGGCGGCACGGACGACGATCTCGTGAGAATCATCGACGTGGCCCTCGGCCGGAAGCCCAAAGGCCACGATTTCGTTCTGAGCCGTGGCGCAGCCACCCAACTCGCGAGAAGGATGTCCGAAACCGGGGGGTGA
- the rmf gene encoding Ribosome modulation factor, with product MADIRHAYSDPIEQGAQARIHGHPKDACPYPRDSEDRTSWMEGYDGTPREEGPDMPSGKSRR from the coding sequence ATGGCCGACATCCGTCACGCGTATTCCGATCCGATCGAACAGGGCGCCCAGGCGCGGATCCACGGTCACCCCAAGGATGCCTGCCCCTATCCCCGCGACAGCGAAGATCGGACCTCCTGGATGGAGGGCTACGACGGCACGCCGCGTGAGGAAGGGCCCGATATGCCATCCGGCAAGAGCCGCCGCTGA